One window of Salegentibacter sp. Hel_I_6 genomic DNA carries:
- a CDS encoding class I SAM-dependent methyltransferase encodes MNKALLQKEVQEFLRNNLKTTPAKLALRGSPFSNISSSELAQQLTGLQKAEKKLPTWFANRKIYYPPKLNLEQTSSETTAKYKASLIHGKTLLDLTGGLGIDDFYFAENFKEVIHCELNAELSEIAVHNLNQLGRENISFKNEDSISFLKASNNKFDVIYADPGRRDNAGGKVFRLADCLPNIPENIDLLFNKSNTILIKTSPLLDLQAGISELRFVTEIHIIAINNDVKELLWFLKKGKNSDIKIKTLNLKNTGLEEFDGIFNKTSTETKYSLPQTFLFEPNAAIMKSGLFGEVASKTNTSKLHPNSHLYTSDQKIKFPGRNFKIIDVHEYKPINLKKKLKNIKANITTRNFPENVASLRKKFKIKDGGKQFIFFTTNLNNEKIVLICEKV; translated from the coding sequence TTGAATAAAGCCTTATTACAAAAGGAAGTTCAGGAATTTCTTAGAAATAACCTGAAAACTACTCCGGCTAAATTAGCGCTACGCGGAAGCCCTTTTTCTAATATATCCTCTTCTGAATTGGCTCAGCAATTAACCGGATTACAGAAAGCTGAAAAGAAATTACCAACCTGGTTCGCCAATCGCAAAATTTATTATCCGCCAAAACTTAATTTGGAACAAACATCCTCTGAAACTACCGCAAAATATAAGGCTTCATTAATTCACGGAAAAACTCTTTTAGATCTCACAGGTGGACTGGGAATAGACGATTTTTATTTTGCCGAAAATTTTAAGGAAGTAATTCATTGCGAGTTAAATGCTGAATTATCTGAAATCGCAGTACATAATTTGAATCAATTAGGCAGGGAAAATATCTCCTTTAAAAATGAAGACAGTATTTCATTTTTAAAAGCTTCTAACAATAAATTCGATGTTATTTATGCAGACCCGGGCCGACGTGATAATGCTGGCGGGAAAGTCTTTCGGCTGGCAGATTGTTTGCCAAATATTCCTGAGAATATTGATTTGCTATTTAATAAAAGTAATACGATTCTTATTAAAACCTCTCCACTACTCGATTTGCAAGCCGGAATTTCAGAATTAAGATTTGTTACTGAAATTCATATTATAGCGATTAATAATGATGTAAAGGAATTACTGTGGTTTTTGAAAAAAGGAAAAAATTCAGATATAAAAATAAAAACGCTGAATTTAAAAAACACAGGCTTGGAAGAATTTGATGGAATTTTTAATAAAACAAGTACTGAAACCAAATATTCCTTACCGCAAACTTTTCTTTTTGAACCGAATGCGGCCATCATGAAAAGCGGACTTTTTGGGGAAGTTGCTTCTAAAACCAACACTTCAAAACTTCATCCAAATTCTCATTTATATACTTCAGATCAAAAAATAAAATTCCCTGGTAGAAATTTTAAAATAATTGATGTTCACGAGTATAAACCTATTAACCTAAAGAAGAAATTGAAGAATATTAAAGCTAATATAACTACCAGAAATTTCCCTGAAAATGTAGCTTCTTTAAGAAAAAAGTTCAAAATTAAGGATGGTGGTAAGCAATTTATATTCTTTACAACCAACTTGAATAATGAAAAAATCGTACTAATTTGCGAGAAAGTTTAA
- a CDS encoding acyl-CoA thioesterase, with protein sequence MRFHTRKWIKPEDLNPNGTLFGGSLLAWIDEECALYSIIQLENSKCVTKYMSEINFQYSAKQGDIIEIGIEVLKFGTTSLTLKCEVRNKMTRSTIITIDKVIMVTLDENGKPTPHGKTKVEFVKDRLQERA encoded by the coding sequence ATGAGATTTCATACCAGAAAATGGATCAAACCCGAAGACTTAAATCCCAATGGAACTTTATTTGGTGGTAGTTTACTCGCCTGGATAGATGAGGAATGTGCGCTTTATAGCATTATTCAGCTAGAAAATTCTAAATGTGTCACTAAATATATGAGTGAGATTAATTTTCAATACTCTGCGAAACAAGGTGACATTATTGAAATTGGGATAGAAGTTCTTAAATTTGGAACTACCTCTTTAACTTTAAAATGCGAGGTTAGAAATAAAATGACTAGATCTACGATTATAACGATAGATAAGGTTATTATGGTCACTCTAGATGAAAATGGGAAACCAACACCTCACGGGAAAACTAAAGTAGAATTTGTTAAAGACAGGCTGCAAGAACGTGCTTAA
- a CDS encoding NUDIX hydrolase gives MKQQEVAVTVDSVVFCNANNDFKVLLIKRKNDPFVDQWALPGGFINESEDLITAAKRELKEETGVDVKTMEQVRAFGAPGRDPRGRTISIAFVSRIFCEEDLKAGDDAAEASWVSIDKLPELAFDHADIIEAAKNYL, from the coding sequence ATGAAACAGCAAGAAGTAGCAGTAACCGTAGATAGTGTAGTTTTTTGTAATGCAAATAATGATTTCAAGGTTTTGCTTATTAAAAGAAAAAATGATCCTTTTGTAGACCAATGGGCACTTCCCGGTGGTTTTATAAATGAATCTGAAGATTTAATTACCGCGGCAAAACGCGAACTTAAAGAAGAAACCGGGGTTGATGTAAAAACTATGGAACAGGTAAGGGCCTTCGGTGCACCAGGTCGTGATCCCAGAGGGAGGACGATTTCTATTGCCTTTGTAAGCCGAATTTTCTGTGAGGAAGATCTTAAAGCGGGTGATGATGCTGCAGAGGCCTCGTGGGTAAGCATCGACAAATTACCTGAATTAGCTTTTGATCACGCTGATATCATTGAAGCAGCTAAAAATTATTTATAG
- a CDS encoding DUF72 domain-containing protein encodes MNFGKVDHPENIDFTLPETHPDTIKVLNKTSSKDGFNDVRIGCAKWNRKDLKNFYPRGTKDELIYYSSQFNSIEFNGSFYRMYPEEQFEKWYGKAEENFKFFPKVPRIISHIKRLNGTEEQTDEFVKNLLQLKEKLGMVFLQMRDDFSPKSIIRLDDFLAHWPKEIPISVELRHPEWYADEQISNELYDVLQKRNVAHIITDTAGRRDLIHMRLSNSTAFIRYNGANHETDYTRLDDWIDKLEEWKKEGLENVYFFIHQNIEEASPLLSAYFIKKFNERFKTDIKIPKTLK; translated from the coding sequence ATGAACTTTGGAAAAGTAGATCACCCTGAAAATATAGATTTCACATTACCTGAAACACATCCTGATACTATTAAAGTTCTTAACAAGACTAGTAGTAAAGATGGGTTTAACGATGTAAGAATTGGTTGTGCAAAATGGAACAGAAAAGACCTGAAGAATTTTTATCCCAGGGGAACAAAAGATGAGTTGATTTATTATTCATCCCAATTTAATAGTATAGAATTCAACGGTTCCTTTTACAGAATGTATCCTGAAGAGCAGTTTGAAAAATGGTATGGAAAAGCGGAAGAAAATTTTAAGTTTTTTCCAAAAGTGCCCAGAATCATAAGTCATATAAAAAGGCTTAATGGAACAGAAGAACAGACTGATGAATTTGTGAAAAATCTTCTTCAACTAAAAGAAAAATTAGGAATGGTTTTTCTTCAAATGCGAGATGATTTTTCCCCTAAGTCTATTATCAGGCTAGACGATTTCCTTGCACATTGGCCAAAAGAGATTCCAATTTCAGTAGAATTAAGACATCCCGAGTGGTATGCTGATGAACAAATTTCTAATGAGCTTTATGATGTTCTACAAAAAAGAAATGTAGCCCACATAATAACCGATACCGCCGGAAGACGGGATCTTATACATATGCGATTGAGTAACAGCACTGCTTTTATAAGATATAATGGAGCCAATCACGAAACAGATTATACAAGATTAGATGATTGGATAGACAAATTAGAAGAGTGGAAAAAAGAAGGTTTGGAGAATGTGTACTTTTTTATTCATCAAAATATAGAAGAAGCCTCTCCTTTGCTTTCAGCATATTTCATAAAGAAATTTAATGAACGATTTAAAACAGATATAAAAATACCTAAAACTTTAAAATAA
- a CDS encoding NAD-dependent succinate-semialdehyde dehydrogenase: MIISKNPYTGEEISTHKELSDADVEKAIKRANSRFKSWRETSFAERSNLMMKAAKELRDNSKEYAEAITREMGKPITQAIAEIEKCAWVCEYYAENAESQLENEKIKTDAKNSYVAYEPLGVVLAVMPWNYPFWQVFRFAAPALMAGNIGILKHASNVMLSANNIQKVFERAGFPEDCFQNLVIGSKKVESIIRNKKVKAVTLTGSGRAGSSVAAIAGEEIKKSVLELGGSNALVVFKDANIAESVKTCVQARFQNTGQSCIAGKRLLLHKDISEEFLDEFTRQVREIKSGDPMDEETFIGVMAKESLAEDLEDQIKDSVKKGAKIILGGKRDGTYFEPTIITGAREGMPVFDEETFGPAISVTEFKDEQEAIDLVNSSSFGLGVSIFTEDEEFALKILPEFEDGAVFVNELVKSDPRLPFGGTKISGYGRELSHHGIKEFTNRKTVYFNKY, encoded by the coding sequence ATGATAATTTCAAAAAACCCTTATACCGGCGAAGAAATTTCCACTCACAAAGAATTAAGTGATGCCGATGTTGAAAAAGCTATAAAAAGAGCAAATTCTCGGTTCAAATCCTGGAGAGAAACTTCTTTTGCAGAGCGTAGCAATTTAATGATGAAGGCTGCAAAAGAGCTAAGAGATAATTCTAAAGAATATGCAGAAGCGATCACTAGAGAAATGGGAAAACCCATTACACAAGCTATTGCAGAAATTGAAAAATGTGCCTGGGTTTGTGAATATTATGCTGAAAATGCCGAATCACAATTAGAAAATGAAAAAATAAAAACCGATGCTAAAAATTCCTATGTAGCTTATGAACCGCTGGGAGTTGTTCTTGCTGTAATGCCATGGAATTATCCTTTCTGGCAGGTCTTTAGGTTTGCGGCACCGGCACTTATGGCAGGAAATATTGGAATTCTAAAACACGCCAGCAATGTAATGCTCTCGGCTAATAATATTCAGAAAGTATTTGAAAGAGCAGGATTTCCTGAAGATTGTTTTCAAAATCTGGTGATAGGTAGTAAAAAAGTAGAAAGCATTATTCGAAATAAAAAAGTAAAAGCGGTAACATTAACCGGAAGTGGGCGTGCAGGAAGCAGTGTAGCGGCTATCGCAGGAGAAGAGATCAAAAAATCGGTTTTAGAACTTGGTGGGAGTAATGCCCTCGTGGTATTTAAAGATGCCAATATTGCTGAAAGCGTTAAAACCTGCGTACAGGCCCGCTTTCAAAATACGGGGCAAAGTTGCATTGCCGGGAAACGTTTACTGCTTCATAAAGATATTTCAGAAGAATTTCTAGATGAATTCACCCGGCAGGTTCGCGAGATAAAAAGCGGCGATCCTATGGATGAAGAAACTTTTATTGGCGTAATGGCTAAAGAAAGTTTAGCCGAAGATCTTGAGGACCAGATTAAAGATTCCGTAAAAAAAGGCGCTAAAATTATTCTTGGCGGAAAACGGGATGGCACTTATTTTGAACCTACCATCATCACTGGAGCCAGGGAAGGAATGCCGGTTTTTGATGAAGAAACTTTTGGCCCTGCCATCTCTGTAACCGAATTTAAAGATGAGCAGGAAGCGATAGATCTCGTTAATTCTTCCAGTTTTGGTCTTGGCGTTTCAATTTTCACAGAAGATGAGGAATTTGCTCTTAAAATTTTACCTGAATTTGAAGACGGGGCTGTTTTTGTAAACGAGCTTGTGAAAAGTGATCCCAGATTACCATTTGGAGGAACCAAAATCTCGGGGTACGGCAGGGAATTATCCCATCACGGGATTAAAGAATTTACCAATAGGAAAACCGTTTACTTCAATAAATATTAG
- a CDS encoding DUF3307 domain-containing protein, producing the protein MEETTLFLLQLLLAHILTDFVLQPTKLVKQKREKKAGSWFLYFHSFLAGFLTYLFLQQWHLWYIPIVISVSHFFIDLWKLQHRKDTLKLFLIDQLWHLLIIILVWIYLIDGFSEIIPFIADVFSSPRILAIFIGYLLVIFPAGFLIGKATKRWHNEIQPNGESHSLEAAGRYIGIFERILVLTFILTQNFSAIGFLIAAKSILRFSDKTDASARKQTEYVLIGTLMSFAITIIIGLLVRYFLF; encoded by the coding sequence ATGGAAGAAACCACGCTATTCCTGCTTCAACTTCTCCTGGCACATATTTTAACCGATTTTGTGCTGCAGCCTACCAAACTGGTAAAGCAAAAAAGAGAGAAAAAAGCCGGTTCCTGGTTTTTGTATTTCCACTCCTTTTTAGCCGGTTTTCTAACTTATCTTTTTCTTCAACAATGGCATTTATGGTATATCCCTATAGTAATTAGTGTAAGTCACTTTTTTATAGATCTATGGAAACTTCAGCATAGAAAAGACACTTTAAAACTATTTTTAATAGATCAGCTTTGGCATCTACTAATCATAATTTTAGTATGGATCTATCTAATTGATGGTTTTTCAGAAATAATTCCTTTTATAGCTGATGTCTTTTCTTCTCCTCGAATTTTAGCAATTTTCATCGGGTATCTTCTGGTTATTTTTCCAGCCGGTTTTTTAATTGGAAAAGCTACCAAACGCTGGCATAACGAAATTCAACCTAATGGTGAAAGTCACAGTCTGGAAGCTGCAGGCAGATATATAGGCATTTTTGAAAGAATTTTGGTACTTACATTTATTCTCACCCAAAATTTTTCAGCTATAGGATTTCTAATCGCTGCGAAATCAATTTTACGTTTTAGTGATAAAACCGATGCCAGCGCAAGAAAGCAAACCGAATATGTACTTATAGGTACCTTAATGAGTTTTGCTATAACAATAATTATAGGACTTTTAGTACGTTACTTCCTCTTCTAA
- a CDS encoding transcription elongation factor: MVSNKKELYLNCLDAVNQKIERYQKEMDLIKESMEANDIKTDYDEDNKGELLSDFEKYAGRLSDAREMKEELSRIDTEHYSEVINFGSVVETSGNYYFVSVPIGEISMEDGSSVYAISTKAPIYKEMEGKKEGDTFSFNDEEVKITAVG; encoded by the coding sequence ATGGTAAGTAATAAAAAAGAGCTTTATCTAAATTGTTTAGATGCAGTAAATCAAAAAATTGAAAGGTATCAAAAGGAAATGGACCTTATTAAAGAGTCTATGGAAGCTAATGATATAAAAACAGATTATGACGAGGATAATAAAGGAGAGCTTTTGAGCGATTTTGAGAAATATGCAGGTCGTTTAAGCGATGCCCGTGAAATGAAAGAGGAGTTAAGTAGAATAGATACTGAGCATTATAGCGAAGTAATTAATTTTGGAAGCGTTGTAGAAACCTCTGGAAATTATTATTTCGTTTCTGTGCCTATAGGTGAAATTTCTATGGAAGATGGAAGCAGTGTTTATGCAATTTCAACTAAAGCCCCAATTTATAAAGAAATGGAAGGTAAAAAAGAGGGCGATACTTTTAGCTTTAATGACGAAGAAGTAAAAATCACTGCAGTAGGTTAA